The following proteins come from a genomic window of Nostoc sp. TCL26-01:
- a CDS encoding ABC transporter ATP-binding protein, with product MTTMIWMESIIKTYQLGEMKVPILKGIQLAIEEGEYVSIMGASGSGKSTLMNIMGCLDRPSGGHYIFEGRNLTTYDDDELAYIRNQRIGFVFQQFNLLPRATALENVMLPMVYANLPKRKRRQRALEALNRVGLEERIFNRPSQLSGGQQQRVAIARALVNRPALVLADEPTGALDTETSHEVMGLLTELNQQGITIVIVTHEPDIAAQTKRVIRVQDGLIVASS from the coding sequence ATGACAACAATGATTTGGATGGAATCTATTATTAAAACCTACCAATTAGGCGAAATGAAAGTTCCTATTCTCAAGGGAATTCAACTAGCAATTGAGGAAGGCGAATATGTGTCAATTATGGGTGCGTCAGGTTCGGGGAAATCGACGCTGATGAATATTATGGGATGTTTAGATCGTCCTAGTGGTGGACACTATATTTTTGAAGGCAGAAATTTAACTACTTATGATGATGATGAGTTGGCTTATATTCGCAATCAAAGAATTGGTTTTGTGTTTCAACAATTTAACTTACTACCACGAGCAACAGCATTAGAAAATGTCATGTTGCCGATGGTTTATGCTAATTTACCTAAACGGAAACGTCGTCAACGAGCTTTGGAAGCACTGAACAGAGTGGGGTTGGAAGAACGTATTTTTAATCGTCCTAGTCAACTTTCTGGGGGACAACAACAACGGGTAGCCATTGCGCGGGCTTTAGTCAATCGACCTGCATTAGTTTTAGCAGATGAGCCGACAGGTGCGCTAGATACAGAAACGTCTCATGAGGTGATGGGCTTACTCACAGAATTAAATCAGCAGGGCATCACCATTGTGATTGTCACCCATGAGCCTGATATTGCAGCTCAAACTAAAAGAGTGATCCGCGTGCAAGATGGGTTGATAGTGGCTTCGTCATGA
- a CDS encoding ABC transporter permease codes for MIQVLDKADKTRKVPFLEILAMAAETLWSNKLRTGLTMLGVIIGIASVIAITSVGQGVQKSVEQQIQALGTDVLQVLAGAARSGNIRQGVGSTSTLTWEDAKAIAQQAPSATMVSAYLQRNAQVVYSGENTSTTIYGTDLNYPDARNTHPQEGRFFTQEELDSSAQVAILGPTVLKTLFGEGGKPIGEKIRIQGEAYEVIGIMEPKGSQGPMDRDDQIFIPLTSMSKRLVGNNALTGVSVSGILVKSSNQEQLEAAQFQVTNILRLRHNIYPPEVDDFRLTNQADIVSTFTNVVGLFTVMIVAIAGISLVVGGIGIANIMLVSVVERTKEIGIRKAVGATNSAILNQFLTEAIVISIVGGCVGMGSGILIAFTAANIFKFPFVISILSIIVGFGLSLTVGLIAGVIPARNAAKLDPITALRSD; via the coding sequence ATGATTCAGGTTTTAGATAAAGCAGATAAGACTCGTAAAGTCCCATTTCTAGAAATCTTGGCGATGGCGGCTGAGACTCTGTGGAGTAATAAATTACGCACTGGGTTAACGATGCTGGGTGTGATTATTGGCATTGCTTCAGTGATTGCGATTACTTCGGTGGGACAAGGGGTGCAAAAGAGTGTAGAACAACAGATTCAAGCGTTGGGAACCGACGTATTACAAGTTTTGGCGGGTGCGGCGAGGAGTGGGAATATTCGTCAAGGGGTGGGTTCTACTAGCACTTTAACTTGGGAAGATGCTAAAGCGATCGCCCAACAAGCACCTTCAGCGACGATGGTTTCTGCTTATCTGCAACGCAACGCCCAAGTTGTCTATAGCGGAGAAAATACCTCAACCACCATTTACGGTACAGACTTGAACTACCCAGATGCGAGAAATACTCATCCCCAAGAAGGGAGGTTTTTTACTCAAGAGGAACTAGATTCTTCTGCTCAAGTAGCAATACTGGGGCCGACTGTCCTGAAAACATTGTTTGGGGAAGGGGGAAAACCCATAGGGGAAAAAATCAGAATTCAGGGAGAAGCTTATGAGGTCATTGGCATTATGGAACCAAAGGGTTCTCAAGGGCCGATGGATCGAGATGACCAAATTTTTATTCCTCTCACCAGTATGTCGAAACGCTTGGTGGGAAATAATGCTTTAACTGGTGTTTCTGTTAGTGGAATTTTAGTTAAATCGAGTAATCAAGAGCAACTAGAAGCAGCACAATTTCAAGTCACGAATATCTTACGCTTGCGGCACAATATATATCCCCCAGAAGTTGATGATTTTCGTCTCACTAATCAGGCAGATATTGTGAGTACTTTCACTAATGTGGTGGGTTTGTTTACAGTGATGATAGTAGCGATCGCTGGCATTTCCTTAGTAGTGGGGGGTATTGGTATTGCCAATATTATGTTAGTTTCTGTCGTCGAAAGAACCAAAGAAATCGGCATTCGTAAAGCTGTAGGAGCGACGAATTCAGCGATACTTAATCAATTTTTAACTGAGGCGATCGTCATTTCTATTGTTGGCGGTTGTGTAGGTATGGGCAGTGGTATATTGATCGCTTTTACAGCCGCTAATATTTTTAAATTTCCTTTTGTAATTTCTATTTTATCAATAATTGTTGGCTTTGGATTATCTTTAACTGTCGGTTTAATTGCTGGTGTAATTCCTGCCCGTAATGCTGCCAAATTAGACCCAATTACAGCTTTGCGTAGTGATTAA